The genomic DNA TTATTAACCACGCGCAAATGGTACTGGAACGTGCAGCCGCCTCCGGCGTGCGTCGTTAAGGACTTGATAATGAATCAGACAGAACTTCTCCACCTTCATTTCCCCCACCTGCGGGCGCTAAAACCCTTTGATTCGGCCCACAGCACAACGCCGTGGCTGAACTCTCCGCAGGAGAAACGCACCCGAAAACTGTGCGCCTCGATTGAAGACGCGGTGGCGCGCAGCGGCTTAAAAGATGGCATGACCATTTCGTTCCACCACGCATTCCGCGAAGGCGATCGGGTCATTAATCACGTGGTCGCGCTGCTGGCGAAGATGGGCTTCAAGAACCTGACGCTGGCTTCAAGCTCGCTGATGACCTGCAACGATGCGCTGATCGAGCATATTGAAAGCGGCGTGATTACGCGTATTTATACCTCCGGTATGCGAGGTAAGCTGGCGGACGCTATCTCTCACGGTTTGATGGATGAACCGGTACAAATCCACTCCCACGGCGGGCGCGTGAAGCTGCTGCAGGACGGCGAGCTGAAAATCGACGTGGCGTTTCTCGGCGTGCCGTGCAGCGATGAGTTTGGTAATGCTAACGGCACCCACGGTAAGTCATGCTGCGGTTCGCTGGGGTACGCCATGGTTGATGCGCAATTTGCTCGCCACGTGGTGCTGCTGACCGAAGCGCTGGTGCCGTTCCCGAATATGCCCGCCAGCATTGTGCAGGACCAGGTTGACTTCATTGTGCCGGTGGACAGTGTGGGTGACCCGGCGAAAATCAGCGTCGGGGCGGCGCGCGTGACCAGCAACCCGCGTGAACTGATGATTGCCCGCTATGCAGCGGATGTGATTGAACACTCAGGCTACTTTACGCCGGGCTTCTCGATGCAGACCGGTTCCGGCGCGGCCGCCACCGCCTGCACGCGCTTTATGGAAGAGAAGATGGAGCGCAGCGGCGTGAAGGCGCGCTTTGCGCTGGGCGGCATTACCGGCAGCCTGGTCGACCTGCATGAAAAAGGGCTGATTGAAAAGCTGCTCGATACCCAGTGTTTTGACGGGCAGGCGGCGGCGTCGCTGGCGCGTAACCCCAATCACGTAGAGATTTCCACCAACGTCTACGCCAATCCGGGCAGTAAGGCTGCCTGCTGCGATCGGCTTGATGTGGTCATCCTCAGCGCGCTGGAGATTGACGTTGATTTTAACGTCAACGTGATTACCGGTTCCGACGGCGTGATGCGCGGCGCATCGGGCGGCCACTGCGACGTGGCGGCAGCGGCTAACCTGACTATCGTCGTGGCACCGCTTCTGCGCAGCCGTATTCCGACGGTCGTCAAGCGGGTGACAACCCGATTGACCCCGGGGGAAAGCATCGATGTGCTGGTGACCGACCACGGTATTGCGGTAAACCCGGCGCGTCCGGAAATTCGCGAACGGCTTATCGCCGCAGGGCTGAAAGTGGTTGAGATTGAGGCGCTATATGCGCGGGCTATCTCGCTGACCGGCCAGCCGAAACCGATTGAGTTCACAGATAAAATTGTCGGTGTGATTCGCTATCGCGACGGTAGCGTGATTGATACCGTGCGTCAGGTTAAGGAGTAGCATGATGACGACGGCGACACCCGTTAGCCCGGGTGTCAGCCTCGAAGCGCTGTTGGCGGCAAAAGAGAGCCGCGCGGCGCGTCAGGCTGACTGGCTAACCCATTATGGACAACCGGTTATCTCGCTCACGCTGGTGACGCCGGGCGCGGTAAAAAATAATCTGCGCTATCGCAATACCATGGGGGTAGCGCTACAGATGTGCGATCAGATGCTGTGGCAAAACGGTTGGCAGGTTCTGGACAGGCAGGTGCTGTGGCTGCCTACCGGCCCGGAAGCCCTCTGGTGCGTGGGGCATCAGGCGCCGGAGATCAAAGCCCACTGCGCGGCGCTGGAACAGTCCCATCCGCTGGGAAGGCTCTGGGATCTGGACGTCATCTGTCCGCACGCCGGGCATATTGGCCGGCTGGCATTAGGCCGCCATATGCGCCGCTGTCTGATCTGCGATGAGCCAGCGCACGTCTGCTCTCGTTCGCGCCAGCATCCGCTTGAGCAGGTTATTGGCCGCGTGGAGGCGCTGATCGATGGCTGGTTTATTCGCGATTAATACCCGCAACGTCGATGTGCCGGCGCTGGCCGAAGAGGCGCTGTGGCAGGAACTGGATCTGACGCCGAAGCCAGGGCTGGTGGATAAATACAACAACGGCGCGCACCGGGACATGGACCATGCGCTGTTTGTTCGCAGCATTGCGGCCATTACGCCGTGGTTCACCCGGTTTGCCGAACTGGGCGATAAACATGCGCATCGCCCTGCTGGCGAACAGCTGCGAATGATTCGCCCGATGGGTATCGCTTGCGAACAGGCGATGTATGCAGCAACCGGTGGCGTGAATACGCATAAAGGCGGTATTTTCGCGCTGGGGCTGCTTTGCTTTGCCGCGGGCCGGTTGGGTGAGGTAAACCCGCAGCGGCTGTGCCGTGAAGTGAGCGATATCTGCCGCGGTCTGGTTGAACGGGAGCTGGCTTCCCGCTCATCGCTGGCGACCGCGGGCGAGCGCCAGTTTCATCAGTTTGGCCTGACCGGGGCGCGGGGGGAAGCAGAGAGCGGATTCGCCACGGTTCGCAAGGCGCTTTCAGGCTGGAATCGTCGCCATCTGCACGCGCTGCTGCTGCGTTTAATGGCGGTGAACCCGGACAGTAATCTGGTCTCGCGCGGCGGAATGAACGGTCTGCGCTACGTACAGGATTACGCCCACGATTTACTGGAAAACGGTTGGGATGAAGGCGCGCTGATAGCAATGGATAACGCGCTGATTACGCGGAATTTAAGCCCCGGCGGCAGCGCAGATTTGCTGTCAGTAGGATGGGTGCTATCGAAGGTGTCGGCCTGATAAGCGCAGCGCCATCAGGCAGAATGGAACAGATTGCCGGATGGCGGCGTAGCCTTATCCGGCCTACTATTTTGAACCCGGCGTCGCTTTGCTCGGCCGGGTTACGTGGGTAGGAAACTTAGTGGGCAACCGTCTGTACGCCAGCTGGCGTACGTTCATGTTTGTATTTAAACAGCCCCACAAATGCCACCGCCAGAACCAGAGAGTACGCGGCGAAAATCAGCCACACGCTCTGCCAGTCGGTAATGCCGTCCACGGTGTACATCTCAACAACCTTGCCGCTGGCCATACCGCCGAGAATGCAGCCAAAGCCGTTGGTCATCATCAGGAACATCCCCTGCGCGCTGGCGCGGATTTCCGGCTTCACTTCTTTTTCCACAAATACCGAGCCGGAGATGTTAAAGAAGTCGAAGGCGCAGCCGTAAACAATCATCGACAGAACCAGCAGCACGGTGCCGAACGGCGTTGGGTCGCCGTAGGCGAACAGGCCAAAGCGCAGCATCCATGCGAAGATACTAATCAGCATCACGTTCTTGATGCCGTAGCGGCTTAAGAAGAACGGAATGGTGAGGATGAACAGCGTTTCGGAGATTTGTGAAATCGACATCATTACCGAGGCGTGCTGCACGATAAAGCTGCTGGCAAACAGCGGATCTTTATCGAAACTGTGCAGGAAGGTGTTGCCAAACATGTTGGTGATCTGCAGCTCGGCGCCCAGCATCATGGAGAAAATAAAGAAGATCGCCATGCGTTTGTTTTTAAACAGCGCAAACGCGTCCAGCCCCAGCATGCTGCTCCAGCTCTGCTTTTGCTGCTGGTTAGAGACCGGAATATGCGGCAGGGTCAGGGTAAACAGCACCAGGACGACTGACAGCGCGGCGCCGATGTAGAGCTGCATATGGCTCAGCTCGAACCCGGAGAAGCTCACCGCCCACATCGCCAGAATAAAGCCGATGGTGCCCCAGATACGGATAGGCGGGAAGTCGGTCACGATATCCATGCCTGCCGTTTTGAGACGATAGTAGGAGATGGTGTTGATCAGACCCAGCGTCGGCATATAGGCCAGCGAGTTGAGCAAGATAACGAAGAACATTTCTCCCGGCGTGGTGACCTGGGCGGCCATAAACAGCGTGCCTGCGCCCACCAGATGGCAGAAGGCGTAGACCCATTTGGCGCTAATCCACTTATCTGCCACGATGCCCAGCAGCGTCGGCATAAAGACGGCGGCAATACCCAGCGAGCTGTACACCGCGCCAATAGACGCGCCGTCAAATTTCAGCGTCACAAACATGTAGGAACCGAGTGTGGTCAGCCAACTCCCCCACAGGCAGAACTGCAGGAAGGACAGTATCTTAAGCTGCAGCTTTAAATTCATGTTATTTTCCTCACAAAAATGGCCGGATACGCGTTCGTTTAATAACATCCGAAAGCATTGTTTGTGCTGATTCTATCAACGGCATAGATGTGACATTGTTAAGCGCCGCAAAAAATTGCAATTATTTTTACTTTGCATAACGAAATAGTGACAAAACTAACATTTTTGTATGAGGTTCAGGCGGAGAGGCCGCCACGCGCGGTGAACATCAGCGCTTGTGACGGCCATATTTGTGAGAATTGTTACTTACGACGATAGCCTTTCTGCGCGGTATTCACTTTGTAGAGATAGCGCCGCGACTCGGCGGACGGATGGCGGCTGGTCAGCGTCTGGTAGACGTCGCCCGGCGTCATGCTGTTGATAATATTCGCCGCCTGCACTTTATCGTTGGAGAACACGCGCAGCACGCTGCCCGCACCGCCGTTATAGGCGGTGATGACCGCATAACGGCGCGAGGTTGGGTTGTCGATGCCGCCGAGATAAATATTGCTGAGAATTGCCAGATAGGCGGTCCCGGTATCAATGTTGCTGGCCGGGTCGAACAGGAAGCTGCGGCTTGGCGTACCGGATTTACCCTGTGAACGGAACACGTCTTTACCGGCGGTATGCTGCACCACCTGCATCAGCCCCAGCGCATCGGAGCGGCTGACGGCGTAGGGGTTAAAGGATGATTCGGTCTGCATAATCGCCAGAATAAGCGATTCGTCGACGCCGTATTTACGCGAAGCCTGGCGTACCATGCCGAGGTATTTATGCGCACGTTTGTCGAGGTGGTTTGGAACAAGGTTAATGGTGATGCTGTAGATGATATGCAGGCCGTTACTGCGTTTTTTCATCCGCGTTTGCAGCAGATAGTCGGCAAAGCGCGCCGCGCGCCATTCCCAGCGAATGGCCTCGCCGGTGTTGTCTACCACCTGGCCGTACAGGAACGGCTCTTTAGAAATTTGAATATCGTCGGCGTCGGAGTAGAGATCGACCGAACCGGGATCGTCGCCCATCAGCAGCGTGGTGATAATCGCCTGACGCAGGCGGGCGGCGGGATCTGTACCGGCAATGGTCTCGACGGTGATGGTGCCTTCATCGAAGTTGATATGGCTACGGGTCTGGTAGCCGTCGGTGTATTTTACGTAGTCTTTCGGTCCGGCGATCAGGACTTCGTTAAAACCCCAGATGTTTTCAATGTTATGGGCGAATTGCCCCATCAGGATATCAAAGCCGTTGGTGTCTTTGACCCACGCCTCATTGTAGGCATCGCCCTTTTTATTTGAGGAACAGGAAACCAGCAGCGGTGCTATCAACGCCAGTGCATAAATTCTTTTTTTCATCATTCCGGGAGCGCGTGTTGTTGTTGTCTTAAAGGCCCGCAGGGCCCTTACTGTTTTTCTGGCGGCGTGTAGCCTTCAATGTGCACATCTTTGCCTTCAAACAGGAAATTAACCATTTCTTCTTCCAGAAGCTTACGGTGCTCCACGTTCATCATATTGAGTTTCTTTTCATTGATGAGCATGGTCTGCTTTTGCTGCCACTGCTTCCAGGCCTCTTTCGAAATCTCGTTATAGATGCGCTTTCCCAGCTCGCCAGGGTAGAGCTGGAAATCCTGTCCTTCGGCGTCGCGCTGCAGGAAAGTACAAAAAATGGTTCTGCTCATAATAAATCCTCTTAGTTCGCCGCTCGCTAGACGAGTGAATCGGCGCGTAACTGCTGCAACAGGCGCTCAACCGGTGCGGCCAACCCGACGACGGGCGGCTGGGCTAAGTTATACCAGAGAGCGCTGCCTTCATCCATGCATGAGGCGAATGAGGACACACTAAGCCACATAGGCACAATGTCCAGATGGAAATGGCTGAAAGTATGGCGGAAGGCGGTAAGCTGGGTCAGGTTTTCGGCCGGAATATGCCGCTCGGCCAGCCACTCGCGCAGCGCCGTTTCATCTGCAAACTGCGGGAAACAGTATAGACCGCCCCACAGACCGCTGGGCGGGCGCTGCTGAAGAAACACGTCGCGCTCGTGCTGCATCATCAGGAAATAGCCGGTACGTTCGGGGATCGTCTGCTTCGGTTTTTTACCGGGATACTGTGCCCAACTGCCGTTGGCGGTGGCGATACAGCCCTTTTCCAACGGACAAAGCGAACATTTGGGCTTCGAGCGGGTGCAGACCATCGCACCAAGATCCATCATGGCCTGGTTAAAGCGCGAAACGCCTTCGGCGGGCGTAACCTGCTCGCTGATGTCCCACAGCCGCTTCTCAACGTCTTTTTTACCCGGCCAGCCGCCGACGGCATAGCAACGGGCCAGCACGCGCTTAACGTTGCCATCGAGAATCGCGAAATGTTTGCCCAGCGACAGCGACAGTATCGCGCCTGCGGTTGAGCGCCCTACGCCGGGCAGCGCCGCGACTTCATCGAAGGTTTCCGGAAAACGGCCGTGGTGCCGCGTCGCCACCTGCTGGGCCGCTTTGTGTAGATTGCGCGCGCGCGCATAGTAACCGAGCCCCGTCCACAGGTGTAGCACGTCGTCGAGGGGGGCATTCGCGAGATCGGTGACCGTCGGGAAGCGCGACATAAAGCGTTCGAAATAGGGGATAACGGTGGCAACCTGCGTCTGTTGCAACATCACCTCTGACAGCCATACTTTGTAAGGCGTTTTTTCGATTTGCCAGGGCAGGGTTTTACGCCCGTATTTGTCGTACCAGTCCAGCACCTGGGCTGAAAATTGAGACGCTTGCATGGTCAAAGCAGTGCTTCCGTTATCGTGCGATTAGGGGGCCAGATTGCAGCACAGCGGTACTATGCTGTAAACAGGAACTTTCCGGTGCTTGCATCCGGCAACTAACTTTGGATAATGCCCGTTTCCCGAACACTCTCACAAGCAGACATATTTTTATGAAGAACGACGTCATTTCACCGGATTTTGATGAAAACGGCCGCCCGCTGCGCCGCATTCGTAGTTTTGTGCGTCGCCAGGGGCGACTGACCAAAGGGCAGGAACACGCGCTGGAAAACTACTGGCCGGTGATGGGCGTTGAGTTCAGCGAAGAGCCTGTCGATTTCGCCGCGCTGTTCGGTCGCGAAGCGCCGGTGACGCTGGAAATTGGTTTTGGCATGGGGGCCTCGCTGGTGACGATGGCGAAAGCACGTCCGCACCAGAATTTCCTCGGTATTGAGGTACACTCACCTGGCGTTGGCGCCTGTCTGGCTTCGGCGCACGAAGGGGGCGTTGATAACCTGCGCGTCATGTGCCACGACGCGGTCGAAGTGCTGCACAAGATGATCCCGGACAACTCTCTGAACATGGTTCAGCTCTTTTTCCCTGACCCGTGGCACAAAGCGCGTCATAATAAACGCCGTATCGTGCAGGTACCGTTCGCTGAGCTGGTGAAGACGAAATTAAAGCTGGGCGGCGTTTTCCACATGGCGACCGACTGGGAAGCCTATGCTGAGCATATGCTGGAAGTGATGTCCTCCATTGGTGGATACCAGAACCTGTCTGAAACAAAAGATTACGTACCGCGCCCGGAATCGCGCCCGGTAACCAAATTTGAACAGCGTGGCCATCGTCTTGGCCACGGCGTATGGGACTTAATGTTCGAGAGGGTGAAATAAATGGCAAAGAATCGTAGCCGTCGTTTGCGTAAAAAAATGCATATCGATGAATTTCAGGAAATCGGCTTCTCCGTCGCGTGGCGTTTCCCGGAAGGCACCAGCGAAGAACAGATCGATCAAACCGTCGACCAGTTTATCGATGAAGTGATCGAGCCGAACAAGCTGGCGTTTGACGGCAGCGGCTATCTGGCCTGGGAAGGTCTGATTTGCACCCAGGAAGTGGGCAAGTGTACTGAAGAACATCAGGCGCTGGTTCGTAAGTGGCTGGAAGACCGTAAGTTTGAAGAGGTGCGCACCAGCGAACTTTTTGACGTTTGGTGGGACTAAGATCTTATATGCACAATATCGTTCAGACGCAGCCAACGCAGAGGCCGCTTGAACGATGACGCGTGTACGGGGCCAGCATTTGCTGGCCCGATTTATCTTGAGGGAAAGTTATGATGCGCAAAACGCTGCTGACGGCAGTTCTTACGTTCACGGCGACCGCCGCCCACGCTGACTACCAGTGCAGCGTCACCCCGCGTGATGACGTGGTGCTCAACCCGCAAACCGTGCAGGTGAAAGGGGAAAACGGCAATCTTATTATTACCCCCAACGGCGACGTCACCTACAACGGCAAGGCGTACACGCTCACCGCGGCCCAGCGCGAGCAGGCCAAAGATTATCAAACGGAACTGCGTAGCGCGCTGCCGTGGATTGACGAAGGCGCGCGTAACCGGGTTGAAAAAGGCCGCGTGGCGCTGGACAAAATTATCGCCAAAGAAGTCGGCGAGGACAGCAATATGCGCGGTCGTCTGACCAAACTCGACGCGCAGCTGAAAACGCAGATGAACCGCATTATTGAGCGCCGCAGTGACGGCCTGACCTTCCACTATAAAGCGATTGACCAGGTGCGTGCCGACGGCCAGCAGTTGGTGAATCAGGCGATGGGCGGCATCCTGCAGGACAGCATCAACGAGATGGGCGCCAAAGCCGTACTGAAAGGCGGCGGTAACCCGCTGCAGGGCGTGCTGGGCAGCCTGGGCGGCCTGCAAACTGCGATTCAGAACGAGTGGAAAAACCAAGAAGCGGATTTCCAGGCGTTCGGTAAAGACGTGTGCAGCCGCGTGGTGTCGCTGGAAGACAGCCGCAAGGCGCTGGTGGGCACCCTCAAGTAAGTGGTTATCGGCTACCTGTGTTCTACGGGTAGCCAGAATCAGATTTCGTTTATCCTTCCCTCCGCCGCAAATTCCGTATGATGCGCTTTTCATACCTAAAAGGAATTTGCCGATGAAGCTCGCCTGGAAATGCGGGACGCTCCTGCTGTGTAGTTTTTCCCTGTCGGTTATCGCCGACAGCAATACCCCCACCGACGACGTTATCAAACAGCAGTTCGCGAAACAGTCTGGCGGCATGATGCATCTTGAGCGCATCAGCCTGCGCCAGCTGGATGCGACAGGAAACCAGGCGACGTACACCCTCGAAGGCGATATGGCTTCTGACGATAATCTCTACACGCCGGTTGGCATGGCCGGGGATTATCTTTTCTATGAAAAAACCTGGACTAAAGGGCGTCCGGTCAAATTTTCGGCGATGATGACCGCCGTGGGAACCCCGGCTTCCGGCTGGACGACGACCTTCTTTTCGATGCAGATGGCCGCCAAAAATGCGGGAAGACCGTTCAGTGAAAGAGAGGATTTAAGCAAATTGCTGGTGGTGAACGATAGCGGCTTTATGGCGCAGTTCGCCAGGCTTGACGCCCAGTTTGCCGACAGCCGCACAACGATAGAAAAGCAGAAAAAACAGTATGATGTATTGAAAACACAGGTGGTCGAGTTAGATGAACAGATGGCAAGCTCGTGGGGAACGGACGCCAACGGCAAGCCGCTGGACCGCAGCGCGGTACAGCAGGCGATGAACGCCGAAATCTACGCCGTTGACCGCCGAAACGATATGGCGAAGTTTAGTAATCAATACTATATCAACGTGTATGAGCCCGCGCTGGTGGCCTGCCAGAAGAAAGCGGTGTGTGATGCAGAGCCCATTCGTGCCGCCCGCGATAAGGCGCTGGAGGAACAGAAGCAGGAATATTATCGCCAGCATAAGGCGATCGGCGACAAGATCAATGCGCGCATGGCCGCGATGGAGGAAAAGGTTGAGCCGCTGCGTAAGAAACGTGAAGCGCTGCGTGGGCAAATGGTGGTGCTGGAGTCGAGTAATGACGAATTGCAATATGAGGCAACGCGCTGGCAGGAAGGGGTCGAGAGAATGCGTGAGAAGGGGGTGATTCCATAAGGCGCCCTGCGCGAGCGGAAATACCCCGGCTTCGCTGCGCTCGGCCGGGTTATTTCCTGGAATTACATCAGCCCCAGCAGCTGCGGAATGAACAGCGAAATCTGCGGGATGTAGGCAATCATCATCAGCGCAACCAGCAGGGCGGCGTAGAACGGCAGCAGCGGTTTAATCAGCTGCTGAATTTTCACACCGGAGATCGAGCAGCCGACAAACAGCGCGCTGCCGACCGGCGGCGTGAGCAGGCCGATACACAGGTTAGCCACCATCATGATGCCGAAATGTACCGGGTCCATCCCCAGGTCCTGGGCAATCGGCAGGAAGATCGGCGTAAAGATCAGCACCGCCGGCGTCATGTCCATAAAAATACCGACGATCAACAGCACGATATTAATAAGCAGAAGGATCACCAGCGGATTCTCGGAGATCCCCATCAGCGTGTCGCTGATCATGTAGGGAATATCCGCGTTGGTCATCGCCCACGACATGCCGACGGAGAAACCAATCAGCAGCAGCACGATTGAGGTTGTGACCACCGACTCTAAAATCAGCTTCGGCAGATCGCGCCATTTAACCTCACGGTAGATGATGACCGACAGGATAAAGGTGTAGACCACGGCAATAGCCGAGGCTTCCGTGGCGGTGAAGATCCCCCCCAGAATGCCACCCATTACGATAAGCACCAGCAGCAGGCTCGGCAGCGCATCAAGGAATGCTTTTGCCGCCTGGGCGCAGGTCGGGCGTTCCGACACGGGATAGCCGCGACGTTTGGCGATGATGGCGCAAACCACCATGATCGACAGGCCCATCAGAATGCCCGGCAGGTAGCCCGCCATAAACAGCGATGCGACCGAAACGCCGCCTGCGGTAAGGGAGAAGACGATCAGCACGTTGGAGGGCGGGATAAGCAGCCCGGTAATGCACGATGAAACGTTCACCGCAGTGGAGAACGCCGGGTCATAGCCCTTCTTGGTCTGGATAGGATGCAGGGTGCCACCGACGGCCGCCGCCGCCGCAACCGCAGACCCTGAAATCGAGCCGAACATCATATTGGCCAGCACGTTAACGTGGCCCAGCGAACCGGGCACGCGGCCGACCATCACCTGCGCGAGGTTA from Klebsiella sp. WP3-W18-ESBL-02 includes the following:
- the citF gene encoding citrate lyase subunit alpha, which translates into the protein MNQTELLHLHFPHLRALKPFDSAHSTTPWLNSPQEKRTRKLCASIEDAVARSGLKDGMTISFHHAFREGDRVINHVVALLAKMGFKNLTLASSSLMTCNDALIEHIESGVITRIYTSGMRGKLADAISHGLMDEPVQIHSHGGRVKLLQDGELKIDVAFLGVPCSDEFGNANGTHGKSCCGSLGYAMVDAQFARHVVLLTEALVPFPNMPASIVQDQVDFIVPVDSVGDPAKISVGAARVTSNPRELMIARYAADVIEHSGYFTPGFSMQTGSGAAATACTRFMEEKMERSGVKARFALGGITGSLVDLHEKGLIEKLLDTQCFDGQAAASLARNPNHVEISTNVYANPGSKAACCDRLDVVILSALEIDVDFNVNVITGSDGVMRGASGGHCDVAAAANLTIVVAPLLRSRIPTVVKRVTTRLTPGESIDVLVTDHGIAVNPARPEIRERLIAAGLKVVEIEALYARAISLTGQPKPIEFTDKIVGVIRYRDGSVIDTVRQVKE
- the citX gene encoding citrate lyase holo-[acyl-carrier protein] synthase, whose amino-acid sequence is MTTATPVSPGVSLEALLAAKESRAARQADWLTHYGQPVISLTLVTPGAVKNNLRYRNTMGVALQMCDQMLWQNGWQVLDRQVLWLPTGPEALWCVGHQAPEIKAHCAALEQSHPLGRLWDLDVICPHAGHIGRLALGRHMRRCLICDEPAHVCSRSRQHPLEQVIGRVEALIDGWFIRD
- the citG gene encoding triphosphoribosyl-dephospho-CoA synthase CitG codes for the protein MAGLFAINTRNVDVPALAEEALWQELDLTPKPGLVDKYNNGAHRDMDHALFVRSIAAITPWFTRFAELGDKHAHRPAGEQLRMIRPMGIACEQAMYAATGGVNTHKGGIFALGLLCFAAGRLGEVNPQRLCREVSDICRGLVERELASRSSLATAGERQFHQFGLTGARGEAESGFATVRKALSGWNRRHLHALLLRLMAVNPDSNLVSRGGMNGLRYVQDYAHDLLENGWDEGALIAMDNALITRNLSPGGSADLLSVGWVLSKVSA
- a CDS encoding nucleoside permease, which produces MNLKLQLKILSFLQFCLWGSWLTTLGSYMFVTLKFDGASIGAVYSSLGIAAVFMPTLLGIVADKWISAKWVYAFCHLVGAGTLFMAAQVTTPGEMFFVILLNSLAYMPTLGLINTISYYRLKTAGMDIVTDFPPIRIWGTIGFILAMWAVSFSGFELSHMQLYIGAALSVVLVLFTLTLPHIPVSNQQQKQSWSSMLGLDAFALFKNKRMAIFFIFSMMLGAELQITNMFGNTFLHSFDKDPLFASSFIVQHASVMMSISQISETLFILTIPFFLSRYGIKNVMLISIFAWMLRFGLFAYGDPTPFGTVLLVLSMIVYGCAFDFFNISGSVFVEKEVKPEIRASAQGMFLMMTNGFGCILGGMASGKVVEMYTVDGITDWQSVWLIFAAYSLVLAVAFVGLFKYKHERTPAGVQTVAH
- the mltC gene encoding membrane-bound lytic murein transglycosylase MltC, with the translated sequence MKKRIYALALIAPLLVSCSSNKKGDAYNEAWVKDTNGFDILMGQFAHNIENIWGFNEVLIAGPKDYVKYTDGYQTRSHINFDEGTITVETIAGTDPAARLRQAIITTLLMGDDPGSVDLYSDADDIQISKEPFLYGQVVDNTGEAIRWEWRAARFADYLLQTRMKKRSNGLHIIYSITINLVPNHLDKRAHKYLGMVRQASRKYGVDESLILAIMQTESSFNPYAVSRSDALGLMQVVQHTAGKDVFRSQGKSGTPSRSFLFDPASNIDTGTAYLAILSNIYLGGIDNPTSRRYAVITAYNGGAGSVLRVFSNDKVQAANIINSMTPGDVYQTLTSRHPSAESRRYLYKVNTAQKGYRRK
- a CDS encoding oxidative damage protection protein: MSRTIFCTFLQRDAEGQDFQLYPGELGKRIYNEISKEAWKQWQQKQTMLINEKKLNMMNVEHRKLLEEEMVNFLFEGKDVHIEGYTPPEKQ
- the mutY gene encoding A/G-specific adenine glycosylase, with the translated sequence MQASQFSAQVLDWYDKYGRKTLPWQIEKTPYKVWLSEVMLQQTQVATVIPYFERFMSRFPTVTDLANAPLDDVLHLWTGLGYYARARNLHKAAQQVATRHHGRFPETFDEVAALPGVGRSTAGAILSLSLGKHFAILDGNVKRVLARCYAVGGWPGKKDVEKRLWDISEQVTPAEGVSRFNQAMMDLGAMVCTRSKPKCSLCPLEKGCIATANGSWAQYPGKKPKQTIPERTGYFLMMQHERDVFLQQRPPSGLWGGLYCFPQFADETALREWLAERHIPAENLTQLTAFRHTFSHFHLDIVPMWLSVSSFASCMDEGSALWYNLAQPPVVGLAAPVERLLQQLRADSLV
- the trmB gene encoding tRNA (guanosine(46)-N7)-methyltransferase TrmB, with protein sequence MKNDVISPDFDENGRPLRRIRSFVRRQGRLTKGQEHALENYWPVMGVEFSEEPVDFAALFGREAPVTLEIGFGMGASLVTMAKARPHQNFLGIEVHSPGVGACLASAHEGGVDNLRVMCHDAVEVLHKMIPDNSLNMVQLFFPDPWHKARHNKRRIVQVPFAELVKTKLKLGGVFHMATDWEAYAEHMLEVMSSIGGYQNLSETKDYVPRPESRPVTKFEQRGHRLGHGVWDLMFERVK
- a CDS encoding YggL family protein, producing MAKNRSRRLRKKMHIDEFQEIGFSVAWRFPEGTSEEQIDQTVDQFIDEVIEPNKLAFDGSGYLAWEGLICTQEVGKCTEEHQALVRKWLEDRKFEEVRTSELFDVWWD
- a CDS encoding DUF2884 domain-containing protein; this translates as MMRKTLLTAVLTFTATAAHADYQCSVTPRDDVVLNPQTVQVKGENGNLIITPNGDVTYNGKAYTLTAAQREQAKDYQTELRSALPWIDEGARNRVEKGRVALDKIIAKEVGEDSNMRGRLTKLDAQLKTQMNRIIERRSDGLTFHYKAIDQVRADGQQLVNQAMGGILQDSINEMGAKAVLKGGGNPLQGVLGSLGGLQTAIQNEWKNQEADFQAFGKDVCSRVVSLEDSRKALVGTLK
- a CDS encoding DUF1202 family protein, translated to MKLAWKCGTLLLCSFSLSVIADSNTPTDDVIKQQFAKQSGGMMHLERISLRQLDATGNQATYTLEGDMASDDNLYTPVGMAGDYLFYEKTWTKGRPVKFSAMMTAVGTPASGWTTTFFSMQMAAKNAGRPFSEREDLSKLLVVNDSGFMAQFARLDAQFADSRTTIEKQKKQYDVLKTQVVELDEQMASSWGTDANGKPLDRSAVQQAMNAEIYAVDRRNDMAKFSNQYYINVYEPALVACQKKAVCDAEPIRAARDKALEEQKQEYYRQHKAIGDKINARMAAMEEKVEPLRKKREALRGQMVVLESSNDELQYEATRWQEGVERMREKGVIP
- a CDS encoding TRAP transporter large permease, with the protein product MDGYIALTLFGAFFVLVFIGVPISFSIGIATVASMLLMFPWDIAVITVSQRLANGLDNFALLAIPFFIFAGTLMNSGGIAIRLINLAQVMVGRVPGSLGHVNVLANMMFGSISGSAVAAAAAVGGTLHPIQTKKGYDPAFSTAVNVSSCITGLLIPPSNVLIVFSLTAGGVSVASLFMAGYLPGILMGLSIMVVCAIIAKRRGYPVSERPTCAQAAKAFLDALPSLLLVLIVMGGILGGIFTATEASAIAVVYTFILSVIIYREVKWRDLPKLILESVVTTSIVLLLIGFSVGMSWAMTNADIPYMISDTLMGISENPLVILLLINIVLLIVGIFMDMTPAVLIFTPIFLPIAQDLGMDPVHFGIMMVANLCIGLLTPPVGSALFVGCSISGVKIQQLIKPLLPFYAALLVALMMIAYIPQISLFIPQLLGLM